One genomic region from Anguilla rostrata isolate EN2019 chromosome 2, ASM1855537v3, whole genome shotgun sequence encodes:
- the lyl1 gene encoding protein lyl-1 isoform X1: MMEKLEPPISPGPSTPAVSDRQSPVETVSPRASSPPPNGAGAQGGTAQSSPSAEPTPTLTPTPTPTPTHNAAAEPIASETANQGAGTGSPSSTSPLLLPGSDPAPTTPPLTPSSSAPLPPNIPVISLGHSKPPIPLPLPNPQFTALHPIPNLAQLTSLSSPMSSPASLLPPAYLSGHPFLNSAYLGQSGNYGIYTSSRLKRRPSLHFEMDLAEAGPPQKLARRVFTNSRERWRQQNVNGAFSELRKLIPTHPPDKKLSKNEILRLAMKYINFLVQLLSDQDGGLARDTGAEQREEGEDAGERAKGVNSPDLHPHLRRTTPPLGLPLPGRPALITAFHDRNSSDSVIALATSPNSSCYGDTDSEESLGPRNSVTVTRGNSGLDKVKEQLRTMATASDQR; the protein is encoded by the exons ATGATGGAAAAGCTGGAGCCCCCCATTTCCCCGGGCCCTTCGACCCCGGCGGTCAGTGACAGACAGAGCCCTGTGGAGACCGTGTCCCCCAGGGCCAGCAGCCCCCCGCCAAATGGGGCGGGGGCACAGGGAGGCACGGCCCAAAGCAGCCCCTCTGCGGAGCccaccccaaccctcacccccacccccactcccacccccacccataaCGCTGCAGCTGAGCCCATCGCCTCTGAGACAGCCAACCAGGGAGCAGGGACCGGCTCCCCTTCCTCTACttcgcccctcctcctcccaggctCTGACCCTGCCCCCacaacccctcccctcaccccgtcctcctccgcccctctcccGCCCAACATCCCCGTCATCAGTCTGGGGCACAGCaagccccccatccccctccccctccccaacccccagtTCACCGCCCTGCACCCCATCCCAAACCTGGCCCAGCTGACCTCGCTCTCCAGCCCCATGTCCTCGCctgcctctctgctcccccctGCATACCTGTCCGGACACCCCTTCCTCAACAG TGCTTACCTTGGCCAATCAGGAAACTACGGTATTTACACCAGCAGCCGCTTAAAGAGGAGGCCCTCCCTGCACTTTGAGATGGATCTGGCTGAGG caggtcCTCCTCAGAAGTTGGCGCGGCGTGTCTTCACCAACAGCAGGGAGCGCTGGCGGCAGCAGAACGTGAACGGGGCCTTCTCCGAGCTGCGCAAGCTCATCCCCACGCACCCGCCCGACAAGAAGCTCAGCAAGAACGAGATCCTGCGGCTCGCCATGAAGTACATCAACTTCCTGGTGCAGCTGCTGAGCGACCAGGACGGCGGCCTGGCCCGGGACACGGGGGCGGAGCAGCGGGAGGAGGGCGAGGACGCGGGGGAGAGGGCGAAAGGGGTCAATTCGCCAGACCTGCACCCCCACCTGCGGCGCACCACGCCTCCTCTGGGACTCCCGTTGCCCGGCCGACCGGCCTTGATCACCGCCTTCCATGACAGGAACTCTTCTGATTCCGTGATTGCCCTGGCAACCTCCCCAAACTCCAGCTGCTATGGAGACACCGACAGTGAGGAGAGTCTAGGTCCCAGGAACTCCGTCACGGTCACCCGTGGCAACAGCGGCCTGGATAAGGTCAAGGAACAGCTGCGGACAATGGCTACCGCGAGTGACCAGCGGTGA
- the lyl1 gene encoding protein lyl-1 isoform X2 — protein MMEKLEPPISPGPSTPAVSDRQSPVETVSPRASSPPPNGAGAQGGTAQSSPSAEPTPTLTPTPTPTPTHNAAAEPIASETANQGAGTGSPSSTSPLLLPGSDPAPTTPPLTPSSSAPLPPNIPVISLGHSKPPIPLPLPNPQFTALHPIPNLAQLTSLSSPMSSPASLLPPAYLSGHPFLNSAYLGQSGNYGIYTSSRLKRRPSLHFEMDLAEGPPQKLARRVFTNSRERWRQQNVNGAFSELRKLIPTHPPDKKLSKNEILRLAMKYINFLVQLLSDQDGGLARDTGAEQREEGEDAGERAKGVNSPDLHPHLRRTTPPLGLPLPGRPALITAFHDRNSSDSVIALATSPNSSCYGDTDSEESLGPRNSVTVTRGNSGLDKVKEQLRTMATASDQR, from the exons ATGATGGAAAAGCTGGAGCCCCCCATTTCCCCGGGCCCTTCGACCCCGGCGGTCAGTGACAGACAGAGCCCTGTGGAGACCGTGTCCCCCAGGGCCAGCAGCCCCCCGCCAAATGGGGCGGGGGCACAGGGAGGCACGGCCCAAAGCAGCCCCTCTGCGGAGCccaccccaaccctcacccccacccccactcccacccccacccataaCGCTGCAGCTGAGCCCATCGCCTCTGAGACAGCCAACCAGGGAGCAGGGACCGGCTCCCCTTCCTCTACttcgcccctcctcctcccaggctCTGACCCTGCCCCCacaacccctcccctcaccccgtcctcctccgcccctctcccGCCCAACATCCCCGTCATCAGTCTGGGGCACAGCaagccccccatccccctccccctccccaacccccagtTCACCGCCCTGCACCCCATCCCAAACCTGGCCCAGCTGACCTCGCTCTCCAGCCCCATGTCCTCGCctgcctctctgctcccccctGCATACCTGTCCGGACACCCCTTCCTCAACAG TGCTTACCTTGGCCAATCAGGAAACTACGGTATTTACACCAGCAGCCGCTTAAAGAGGAGGCCCTCCCTGCACTTTGAGATGGATCTGGCTGAGG gtcCTCCTCAGAAGTTGGCGCGGCGTGTCTTCACCAACAGCAGGGAGCGCTGGCGGCAGCAGAACGTGAACGGGGCCTTCTCCGAGCTGCGCAAGCTCATCCCCACGCACCCGCCCGACAAGAAGCTCAGCAAGAACGAGATCCTGCGGCTCGCCATGAAGTACATCAACTTCCTGGTGCAGCTGCTGAGCGACCAGGACGGCGGCCTGGCCCGGGACACGGGGGCGGAGCAGCGGGAGGAGGGCGAGGACGCGGGGGAGAGGGCGAAAGGGGTCAATTCGCCAGACCTGCACCCCCACCTGCGGCGCACCACGCCTCCTCTGGGACTCCCGTTGCCCGGCCGACCGGCCTTGATCACCGCCTTCCATGACAGGAACTCTTCTGATTCCGTGATTGCCCTGGCAACCTCCCCAAACTCCAGCTGCTATGGAGACACCGACAGTGAGGAGAGTCTAGGTCCCAGGAACTCCGTCACGGTCACCCGTGGCAACAGCGGCCTGGATAAGGTCAAGGAACAGCTGCGGACAATGGCTACCGCGAGTGACCAGCGGTGA